In Myxococcales bacterium, the genomic window CCCTGCAAGCCGATGTCTTCCCGTTCGGAAGGCTTGGTCTTGGATTGCAGGAAACGCTCGTAAGATTTTTTCTGGATTTCGATCAGATTTGGGATGTCGATGATCTTTTTGATCTTGGCATAGGACTTACGGAAGCGTTTGACTTCCCCAAGAGCTGTATACATCCAAGGTCTCCTTTACGCGATTCCGCGGTTAGTACGAAATCCCGTTAAAACGCTAAATCGGAGACAAGCCGCCCCTTGTCGGAGTCAGCCATCTCTCCGCCTTTCTTACGTTTTGGAGGGGAGCCACGGGGCTCCCCCGTCGTACAAACCCAACGTCAACTGTCTCGTTACTTCACTTCGACCTTGGCGCCCGATTCTTCCAGGGCTTTCTTCGCGGCCTCGGCGTCGTCTTTCGAAACGCCTTCCTTGACCGGCTTGGGCAGGTTGTCGACCAGTTCCTTGGCCTCTTTCAAGCCCAAATCGCTCCGCAGGGCGCGGACGGATTTGATCACCTGGATCTTGTTGGCGCCGGCGTCGACCAAAATCACGTCGAATTCGGTCTTTTCTTCCACGGGCTCGGCGGCGGCGGCGCCACCGGCGGGCATCGCGCCCATCATCACGGGAGCCGCGGCCGAAACGCCGAATTTGTTTTCGATCATTTTGACCAGATCGGTCAGTTCCAACACGTTCATCTGCGCGATTGCTTCAAG contains:
- the rplL gene encoding 50S ribosomal protein L7/L12, yielding MADITKEQILEAIAQMNVLELTDLVKMIENKFGVSAAAPVMMGAMPAGGAAAAEPVEEKTEFDVILVDAGANKIQVIKSVRALRSDLGLKEAKELVDNLPKPVKEGVSKDDAEAAKKALEESGAKVEVK